The Effusibacillus pohliae DSM 22757 genomic sequence GTCGGTTGGAGCAGTGTTGGCCTATAATGGTCCGTACCAATACGATGCCATTGTTCCTAGCTTCGGGACCCCGAATTGGTATAGCGAGCCGCAAACAGCATCGGGGAGTGCTCAGAAAAGCTATGTATCTTCTATTGGTGGAGGGTATGATGGGGATATCAATGGATGGATCTCCAATGATAACGGCAGTGCCATCTCTTCCTCCTATGATTTGTATTCCGGAAAAACGTATTACTACAACACTAGTGCAACTTCAGGCTCGAAGGTTGAATGGTCTATGGACACGCATTTTTGGGTACCAGTTAATGTTGAAGTAAAAGGTTCGTGGTGGTCCTAAGAATTTCAAGTACGGCACTCTGGCACTATGTGCAGTCTGGGGTGCCGTACTTGAAAAAGCATAATTTTTCTTAATTCTAGTAAATTTATTAAAAATCAGAATGGGTGAAGGCTCAGATGATTTTTGCAGAAGGATATCGATTGGTGCGTCGCTGGCAAGTACTTTTGGCGATGATCGCTTTGATTGGTTTTATGGTGCAAGGATTTTTCTATTATCATAGTAAACCGACTTATTTTTCAGGTTATTATAGTGCGTATATGGCTTACATTTCTGCATTAGGAACCGGTAGTGGTGCTTTTTGGATTGCGGTTTTACCGTTGATAGCATGTCTTGTGGCAGGTGATAGTGTGGCATGGGACCGAAGAACCGGATTCATTCGTTTTATGCTCATACGGTTATCAAGAAAGGAATACATATTGAATAAACTTCTGTCCACCAGTCTTTTTATCGTTTTGTTTTTTGCTGTTGGACTTGTTATTTCTTTCTTAATTGTATCGATTTGGCTTCCATTAAAACTACCACCTTGGCATTTCGTTAATGGAATTGCGACTTTTTCTCTACCGGGAGTCCCGGAAGATGAAGTTTTTTTATTTCCAACTTTTATGCATAATTTGTTTTTTAAGCACCCTTTTGCTTATATTGTTGTGGTTTCTGGCATCGTGATCCTGTCAGCCGTGGCTTGGACCAATATTGCCATTTTGGTGTCTTTATTTACGACCAATATCTATCTCGTATTGGGTGTACCTTGGTTGATATATATTATTGTGTCTTTTATCATGATGATTCCCTTGGTTGGGTTGCCTCACTACTCTCCTTTGGTCCTGTCAGGACCATTCATGGAAAGTGGTCCGGGTACGGGGCCTTCGGCACCGTGGATTCCGATTTTCTGGATTATATTGATTCTGTTATTGAACATGGCTGCCTATATGATTTTTCTTCGTAAGGGGGAGAAAATCCTTGACTAGTTTTTCTGCTCATGCAATTCAGGCTACGGGAATAGAGAAGAGACTCGGTAAAATTGAAATTCTAAAAGGAGTTGATTTTAGTATTTCGTATGGTGAGATTGTCTCGATTGTTGGAGCGAATGGTTCCGGAAAATCGTTGTTCCTTCGCATATTAGCGGGACTTGTTTATCCGGACAAAGGAAATATTACGATTGGTGGAAAACCGTTGCGTCCGGGATTAATCGGTCCTCTTGCTGATGTGGGGTTATTAATTGAGACACCTGGTTTCCTTCCTTATCTTTCCGGATTGGACAATTTAAAATTGCTTGCCATGCTCCGACGGCGGATCAAAGAACAAGACATAGTAGATACTTTGAGGGCAGTTGGACTAGATCCCGCCGATGTTCGCCCAGTACGTACCTATTCTTTGGGAATGAGACAACGTTTGGGTATCGCCCAAGCGCTAATGGAAGGACAAAAAATCCTTTTGCTTGATGAACCAACCAATGCGTTGGATCCTGAATTTCACGATAAATTTTTGGAGATGCTGACTGAATTGCGATCGAATGGAGTTGCAATCGTTATGACATCTCATAATTTACAAGAGGTTGAGAGACTTGCGGACAAAGTCCTCCTTATGAAGAATGGCGTACTCACCGAATGGAGCATAACCACATAAAGCGCAATTATCTAACTTAGATTGTTTGGCTCAACGTGAGGAGGGACTGGTTCATTGTTTTGGCGGATACTTTGGATGAACTTGTTAACGATTTTAAGCAACGCACGCTGGCGTTTGGTACCGCTTTTTGCCATCGCAATCTGTGGGATCTCTATTTCCGATATTCTAAAATACGGGGAATTGTATGCGGCGAATCAATGGGATATTCTGCTAGAAACTTTCAATGATCCTTTCAAGGTTGCTGTGCTTATCCCTGCTTTCTTCTTCACTATGATTGTTGATACAGTTACAAGAGACCTGAATGGATGGGGTTATATGATTTGGAATCGGGGGATGTCAAGAGCTCAATGGTGGTGGAGTAAGTTGGGGGCCCTTTTTGTGACTGCGTTCATTTACGTCAGCATCTTTTGGATACTAGCGATCATGATTAGCTTGTTCGTTGTTCAGTTTCAACCATATTGGAGCAAACTTGTTTTTTTGTCACATTGGGCTTATCAAGGCGGTCTAACCATTCACCAGTTACAAGTCCCCCCGCCCATCATCTTTCTTAAGGTATGGGGATTAGTCACGGTTGGAATTTATGCTCTTGCTGCTTGCGTGGTTTTGTTCGCTTTTGTTCTGGGGAATGCCGGCATCGCATGGATGATCGGGGCAGCAACCTGTATGATTTCATATGGGATATGGGTTATTGCCCCACAGAATGCTGTATGGGGGCCCACCTTGCATTTGGTACTCTTAACTCATCATGACATTTTTTCCAAATCCCCTTCTTACTATACGACAGTTTTTTCTGTTATCGGGGGATTGCTTATTATCGCTGCTGTTGGTTGTATTGGACACTGGATGGTTTTAAGAAGGGATTTTTAGAATTGGGAGAGATTCGATTGCGTATGGCGTGTTGGAAATTCCTTGCCATTGAATTTTTTTCTGGCCTATGGCGCAAGAGATGGGTTCTCATTTTTTTGTTGATGGGAGTCAATATATTTCTCACCGAAAAAAACTTTGTTTATCTATCTGACGACCATCATACTTCGTTAAATTACTGGCAATTGGCGCAAGCTGTTTTATCAGGGCCATCGCTTCACCCCCCAACTTATGAAATTTTGGGTTGGTTGTTCTTACCGACTCTTTTTATTTTGGGAATTGGAGAACCGTTTTCATTACTCCAGAGGCAGTGGATGAAAATGCTGTTATCTCGAATCCCATCAAGATTAAATTACTGGTGGTGCAGATTAGTAGCTTGGTTTGTTTTGGGATTTTTGTTTGCCGCTTTTGTAGTGCTCGTAAGCCTGCTACTAAGCGGACTGATCACCTCATCCCATGATTGGGGAATTCCCCCAATCCTTATTTTAAACGGAAAGGGCCAGCCTTTTTCAATTGTTTTTTTGTGGCTTTTCGTTAACTTTCTAATGACAATATGGTGGTATACAACAATTCTTTTTACATGCTCGGCCTTATTTTCTCGACCCGGGATAGCCACCATCGTGACCTTGTACACCGGTTACATTTTAACTTATTTAGGAACCCACTATCAATCATTTTCACCGTATTTGCGTCCTTTGTTGGGAGGCGAACAGAACGCTTTTCTATATCCTATTCTCGTAAAGTCTTCTTTTCTGAGTGTCGCTATCAGCTCTTTTGGCTGGTTTCTATTGAATATTCTCGGTTACGTTATTTTTCATCGCAAAGATTTGTGATCAAAAACCCACATTGTTTAGCGAGGAAGCGATAATAAGAATGGGTATTCTTTGTTTTCAACCAGACGGGCCTTCCACGGAAGGCGCTTTTTTCATTGGAACCACCACAAAAATCGTGTATATTGAGGAGAGTGGACAGAAGCACGCGGGAGGAAGCATGAGCACAACAAAGAGTCAAACGTTTGTCAGAGGCGCGTTTTTCATGGCGGCGGCCGGTATCGTTTCCAAGATCCTGGGGGTTGTGTATGTCGTGCCGTTGCAGAACATGATCGGAAATTACGGCATGGGCCTGTACCAGCTCGCCTACGCGCTGTATGTGGTGATGCTCTATATTGCGCTGGCAGGGTTTCCATTGGCGCTGTCGAAGGCGGTGGCCGAACGCACCGTCGTCAACGATTATGATGGCGCGGAACAGACATTCAGGGTGTCGGTGCGGCTGATGGGCATCACTGGAGTGGTGTCCTTTTTGCTGATGTATGCGGGCGCTCCCCTGTTCGCAACAATCGGCGGCAACCAGGACGCCACTCTGGCGATCCGGGCGCTGTCGTTTGCCGTGTTGGTGGTGCCCGTGTTGGCCGCGTTTCGCGGCTACCTGCAAGGCCACCAACAGATGGCGCCATCCGGCACCTCGCAAGTGGTCGAGCAACTGGTGCGGGTCGGGGTGATTCTGGTCGGCACCTACCTGGTCCTGCAATCCGGGCGGGGCGTCTCGTTTGGCGCCGCCACTGCAACGTTTGGCGGTGCGGTCGGGGCATTGGCCAGCCTGATTTTGGTCGCGTATTCGGTGCAAAAAATGCGACGGCGTTTTCGGCACAGGCTGACCGGCCGCAACACGGAAGACGACCGGGCGGTCCGGCGCAAACTGATCCGCTACGCGATCCCCATTTCGCTGGCCAGCCTGGTGCTGCCGATCGCCCAACTGGTCGACTACTCGACGGTCATCAATCTACTGAAATGGATAGGCTGGACGGAGTATGACGCAACCGGAGCATACGGCGTCCTGACCAACGACGGGTATCGGTTGATCCAACTGCCTGTGACGTTGGCGACGGCGATCGGGACTTCCCTGCTGCCCGCCGTTTCGGAAGCGATCAGCGCGCGGAACGACCGGCTGCTGCGGGAGCGGATCGACATCTCGTTCCGGCTGATGAGCCTCACCCTGTTTCCGGCCACGGCCGTGTTGTTTCTGTTGGCGGAGCCGATCGACATCATGCTGTTTCGCCATACGGACGGGGTGCAGGTGATGCGGATCGTGTCGTTCATGGGCATCTTTATGTCGTTTGAGATCATCACCACCTACATGCTGCAAGGGATCGGCCGGATGTATTTACCGGTTCGCAACATGTTGACCGGCACCGCTTGCAAGCTGGTGATAAATGTGGCGCTGATTCCGCTCCTTGGCATCGAGGGAGCGGCGATTTCCGCCGCGCTTGCGTACGTGGTATCCGCCTGGCTCAACCTGCGCAGCGTATTCAGCATCACCGGTGTCCGGCTCAACCTCGGCATGATGCTGACGCG encodes the following:
- a CDS encoding ABC transporter ATP-binding protein, translated to MTSFSAHAIQATGIEKRLGKIEILKGVDFSISYGEIVSIVGANGSGKSLFLRILAGLVYPDKGNITIGGKPLRPGLIGPLADVGLLIETPGFLPYLSGLDNLKLLAMLRRRIKEQDIVDTLRAVGLDPADVRPVRTYSLGMRQRLGIAQALMEGQKILLLDEPTNALDPEFHDKFLEMLTELRSNGVAIVMTSHNLQEVERLADKVLLMKNGVLTEWSITT
- a CDS encoding putative polysaccharide biosynthesis protein gives rise to the protein MSTTKSQTFVRGAFFMAAAGIVSKILGVVYVVPLQNMIGNYGMGLYQLAYALYVVMLYIALAGFPLALSKAVAERTVVNDYDGAEQTFRVSVRLMGITGVVSFLLMYAGAPLFATIGGNQDATLAIRALSFAVLVVPVLAAFRGYLQGHQQMAPSGTSQVVEQLVRVGVILVGTYLVLQSGRGVSFGAATATFGGAVGALASLILVAYSVQKMRRRFRHRLTGRNTEDDRAVRRKLIRYAIPISLASLVLPIAQLVDYSTVINLLKWIGWTEYDATGAYGVLTNDGYRLIQLPVTLATAIGTSLLPAVSEAISARNDRLLRERIDISFRLMSLTLFPATAVLFLLAEPIDIMLFRHTDGVQVMRIVSFMGIFMSFEIITTYMLQGIGRMYLPVRNMLTGTACKLVINVALIPLLGIEGAAISAALAYVVSAWLNLRSVFSITGVRLNLGMMLTRPLAATVLTGLPLWGGYRLLHALLQGTIASERLLATVELAIVLPLSVLFYGILTLLIGSVSLTELLYIPKIGSRINRLLARFPWLVKEEKRRKRP